The genome window GATTGCGTCGAACGATCCCTTAGGAAAACTCTGCTCGAACAGGTCACCAACCCAGGCGTGCACTCCTGGAATTCGCTTTGCACGCTCCACCGCCTTTGCATAAGAGTCGACCGCTGAGCTAGCCAACCCGAACCAACGGCCTTTGCGAGTAGGTTCCCGCTCCCACAGCCGATTTCGAGAAGCTATCCAGCAAGCATATCCTCGAAATGGAAAATCGCCGTCAGATAGGCATGCTTGCGCCACGGCATAAGTTGAGCAAGCAGTCTCTTCGCAAGAGAACTTCCGTGGAACGGTAGACGTCCTGTGTCGCCGCTGTGAGCGTAGTAATTGTGATATAGCTTTGTAAGTTCTTCCGGCAGTGGCTGAGGATCAAGCCACAGGAATCGGCACTCAGGACATCGACGAAAATTCCAGCTGCCGGGGACGTCGAAAAAGCGGTCTTTAACACGAGCGTGGACGACCGCACCTTGCATCCCACAAAGCGCACAAGCGGCTTGCTATGTGGTACGAATTGCTTCGAGGGGATGGTTTTCGGGTATCATCAGGAACGCTTGATAGAAGGAGCGATTTTCGGTTGAAGGCTTCTCATTTCCGCGCGGTCCTTACCCAGGTTTTTTGGCGGGCAGCTAGGAGGCGTGCATAAATGGGGAGCTTCCACAGCACATACGCCGGCACCTTGAGAAGCGTGTTGAATGTGAGCAGCCTTTGACCTTCTGCGACCCAGGCAAGCAGGACGGTGAGAATAAGCGCGGCTAACACCATACCAAGTATCGTCACGGGCCACATTCCGGTCCCGAGCAAAGCGAGTATGCCGGCGAGCGCGCAAGATACGATGGTGACGACCAATAGCAGCGCTAAGGGAGGAACCAAGAGGTCTAGTGCTAGAATTGCCAAGTCGACTCGACGCTGCCGCAGTGCCTCACGCGCAAGTTTTAAGATGTTTCCCGGGGCGGACGATGTAGAGCCGTGTTCCCATCGCGTCCGTTGTGTCATCGTTGCTTCTCGGTTAGCCGGTTGGCTGCTCACGATCACGGCCTCACTCCACCCAATGCGGTGTCCCTGCTGCAACAGGGCAATACCGAGGTTGAGGTCCTCAACAATGTCATCGGTAGCGAGTGGAGCGGCCGACACCATGGACCAAGGGAAGGCCATGCCGGTCCCCTGCAACAAGGCCGCGGCGCCTAGGCGCGCCAGTCCGCGCTGTCGGACTACATTTCGAACTCGAAAAGCAAACGATGAGATGGCCACCAGTGCGTTGGTATCGGGGGGCGACTCCATCAGATAGGCGGCTTGTATTGCCACTCTTCGGACAGCCGCTTCCAGCGCCAAGCGCTGCAGACCACCAACCGCGATGCGGCAATCGGCGTCGATAATGATAACCACGTTCCGGGGACACTTCGCGAGCTCGTCGCATCCAAATGCCAAGGCGTAGCCCTTGCCCACGTTGTCCAGATCATTCCGCTCAATAACCCGCGCACCTGCAAGGCGAGCCTGATCTGCCGTGTCGTCCGTACAGTTGTCGGCAACCACTAATAGGTAATCGAGTGACCGAAGCTGTGCGCGGATGTGGGCGACCGTCGCGGCGATTCCATCGGCTTCGTCATGCGCCGGGACTATTACCGCGAAGGCCGGCGCATCGATGCATGGCGGCATTTGCAAGGGCGGCAGGGGTCGTAAGCCAAGCAAGCACTCGACCGCGAACACCAGAGCTGGAATCGCAAGGAGGGTTGCTGCGACGATTGCGAGCGTCAACCGGGATCCCCATCCTGCAGCATGTGCGCCAAAAGCTGCGCGGCGTTGTTGTCGATATTGTGCCGATGCGCAACTCGCCGTCGACCTTCCTCGCCTTTCCTTGCCAAGTCTTCCAAGGGTGCGTCGAGCGCCTCGGCCATCGCCTCGGCTAGGGCATCGACTGAGCCAGCGGGAACGACCCAGCCGCAGCTTTGGTCGACCAGCTCAGGAATCCCGGCTATCGCGGTCGCAATCACGGGGCGGCCGAGCGCAAGCGACTCCATGATGACAACCGGCAGCCCTTCGGCAAAGCTCGGCAGCACCATCGCCCGAGCCGCCTCGATTTCCCTCCGCACCTCTGTGTTGCTGAGCCAGCCGGTGATCGCCACCTGTTGGCTCAGACCACGTACCAGGATTTCGTGTTCAAGAATCTGCCGGAGCTCGCCATCGCCAACCAGGCGCAAGTCAAATTGCCGTTCTTGCAAAGCGAGGCGATGAGCAGCCTCGATCAGCAACGGCAAGCCTTTTTGTCCACTTAGTCGAGCGACGCAGACCAAACTCCTTCGAGCTGGAATTGGAACCATCGGTGCATTGAGGAAGGCGTCATCTATACCACAGCGGACGACAGTGATCCGGGCCCAGTCCTCTATCTTGGCCCAGCGCATCAACTGACTGCGCCCAAAATCCGAGACGCCGACAGTGAATGCCGAATCGGCGATTTTTTCAGCTAGCGACAGCGTTAAGGGGGAATCAAACTCGTCAGGACCGTGCACTGTGATGCTGTATGGAACTCCCGTCAGCAGACGAGCCAAGCGAGCGACGGCGGCAGGGTTGGTACCAAAGTGGGCGTGCACATGAGCAACTGACTGCCGCTGCAGGATCTCGGCAAGCCGGCAAGCCTCGGCGAGGTATGCCAAGTTCCGGAGAAAACCAGGACCTCCCATACGCGCCATTGCGATCGTCGCGCGGGTGGCCACGACGAACCCCTTGGTTCGGGTAAACGCGGCCCGCGCCATCGCTCGGAGCAGTCGGAACAAATCCTGGTGACCATCCAGGAGGACGATCGTTCGCTCGAGTTCCGCCGCATCGGCATCGTCAGGAAGCGGCTCGTTCGTCCTACGGATCGAGACGCGGACGATATCTACGCCGCGCTGGCTAAGTGCTGCTATCTCGCGTCGAATAAAGCTGTGGCTGACCTTAGGATACGCGTTCGAGAGATACGCGACAACTTGCTTAGGTGCAGCCTTATCTAAGTGCGTGTTCAATAGGCCCCCCGCCGCCCGACTACCGTCGCAACGGTGCGGATGAGGATGTAAAGGTCGAGCCAGACCGACCAATTCTCGATGTAGTGAAGGTCGTGTTCGAAGCGCTTTTGCAGCTGCTCCTCGGTCTGGGTTTCGCCGCGCCAGCCGCAGACCTGGGCCCAGCCGGTCATTCCCGGCCGGACGTTATGGCGCGAGGCGTAGCGTGCGATGACTTCGGAAAAGACGCGGCCGCCGGCGCGGGTCGAGGCCGCGTGCGGCCGCGGCCCGACCAGCGACATCTGGCCAAGCAGGACGTTGAACAGCTGCGGCAATTCGTCGAGGCTCGTGCGACGTAAGAAGGCGCCGACCTTCGTCACCCGGCTGTCGCCGCGCTGCGCCTGGACGATGTCGACTGCCTCGCAGCGGTCGGTGAACATGGTGCGAAATTTCCACACCATGAACGGCCGGTTATTGAAGCCTTCGCGCTGCTGGCAGAAGAACACCGGCCCGCGCGAGT of Sphingomonas mesophila contains these proteins:
- a CDS encoding class I SAM-dependent methyltransferase; this encodes MAQACLSDGDFPFRGYACWIASRNRLWEREPTRKGRWFGLASSAVDSYAKAVERAKRIPGVHAWVGDLFEQSFPKGSFDAIVMNNVIEHLPQPKETLENALPCFEPGGG
- a CDS encoding glycosyltransferase family 2 protein, whose amino-acid sequence is MTLAIVAATLLAIPALVFAVECLLGLRPLPPLQMPPCIDAPAFAVIVPAHDEADGIAATVAHIRAQLRSLDYLLVVADNCTDDTADQARLAGARVIERNDLDNVGKGYALAFGCDELAKCPRNVVIIIDADCRIAVGGLQRLALEAAVRRVAIQAAYLMESPPDTNALVAISSFAFRVRNVVRQRGLARLGAAALLQGTGMAFPWSMVSAAPLATDDIVEDLNLGIALLQQGHRIGWSEAVIVSSQPANREATMTQRTRWEHGSTSSAPGNILKLAREALRQRRVDLAILALDLLVPPLALLLVVTIVSCALAGILALLGTGMWPVTILGMVLAALILTVLLAWVAEGQRLLTFNTLLKVPAYVLWKLPIYARLLAARQKTWVRTARK
- a CDS encoding glycosyltransferase, translated to MNTHLDKAAPKQVVAYLSNAYPKVSHSFIRREIAALSQRGVDIVRVSIRRTNEPLPDDADAAELERTIVLLDGHQDLFRLLRAMARAAFTRTKGFVVATRATIAMARMGGPGFLRNLAYLAEACRLAEILQRQSVAHVHAHFGTNPAAVARLARLLTGVPYSITVHGPDEFDSPLTLSLAEKIADSAFTVGVSDFGRSQLMRWAKIEDWARITVVRCGIDDAFLNAPMVPIPARRSLVCVARLSGQKGLPLLIEAAHRLALQERQFDLRLVGDGELRQILEHEILVRGLSQQVAITGWLSNTEVRREIEAARAMVLPSFAEGLPVVIMESLALGRPVIATAIAGIPELVDQSCGWVVPAGSVDALAEAMAEALDAPLEDLARKGEEGRRRVAHRHNIDNNAAQLLAHMLQDGDPG